A single genomic interval of Suncus etruscus isolate mSunEtr1 chromosome 12, mSunEtr1.pri.cur, whole genome shotgun sequence harbors:
- the CYS1 gene encoding cystin-1, producing the protein MGSGSSRALRRLRGSDSRPAGCSGGAPESGTAPEETREAAGGSDPGPTAPQDSRDETLRLLDELLAESAAWGSGERTPRSQARPLCAGGIGSPVSDGSGCPRTASIGSPNPGSPPAPRVLLCTRRTVSWP; encoded by the coding sequence ATGGGGAGCGGGAGCAGCCGGGCCCTGCGAAGGTTGCGGGGCTCCGACAGTCGCCCCGCGGGGTGCAGCGGGGGTGCTCCGGAGTCCGGGACCGCCCCGGAGGAAACCCGGGAGGCGGCGGGAGGCAGCGACCCCGGCCCCACGGCGCCCCAAGACAGCCGCGATGAGACGCTGCGCCTGCTGGACGAGCTGCTGGCCGAGTCGGCCGCCTGGGGCTCCGGGGAGCGCACCCCGCGGAGCCAGGCGCGACCCCTATGCGCCGGGGGCATCGGGAGCCCGGTGAGTGACGGGTCCGGTTGTCCCCGAACCGCGTCTATTGGGTCTCCCAATCCCGGATCGCCCCCTGCACCCCGCGTCCTACTTTGCACCCGGAGAACTGTGAGCTGGCCCTGA